The Planctomycetota bacterium genome includes a region encoding these proteins:
- a CDS encoding geranylgeranyl reductase family protein, translating to MSHQDAASLPSCGWDVTVVGAGPAGSVTALLLARCGHRVLLLDRHRFPRDKVCGDGLTEASIAILERLNLAAGVLAEAHEVRGVRGFSPSQYEAVMPARLLTLRRTRFDALLAEHAEAAGATFGCGEVTGIDPGSPLVSLHVAGRGEPLTSRFAVLATGTRVALLRRLGMVHNEPPTAVGVRCYVRSAYRLDAVVVFFPRAISPGYLWLFPMGGGEYNVGCCILRRAGGGWRGNLKAALDGAIAELPIARDLFAAATSVSPLGGAMVRCGFDGTRRVVAGRVLAIGEAAGSTLHFTGEGISPAMRTAELAAAALHEALVRDEPQAAVEYPRQIERLLRPRHMAYALAERAASRCWLNDFFARHSRQGSWLHRLGMSALSPEPASPSFRVLRHVFRGAARFAGRKLRG from the coding sequence ATGAGCCACCAGGACGCGGCCAGTCTCCCCTCCTGCGGGTGGGACGTGACGGTGGTGGGCGCCGGGCCGGCCGGCTCGGTGACGGCTCTGCTGCTGGCCCGCTGCGGTCACCGGGTGCTGCTCCTCGACCGGCACCGCTTCCCCCGCGACAAAGTGTGCGGCGACGGCCTCACCGAGGCGTCCATCGCCATCCTTGAGCGCCTCAACCTGGCCGCGGGGGTGTTGGCCGAAGCCCACGAGGTGCGCGGGGTGCGCGGCTTCAGCCCGTCACAGTACGAGGCAGTCATGCCAGCCCGCCTCCTCACCCTCCGGCGGACGAGATTCGACGCGCTCCTGGCCGAGCACGCGGAGGCGGCGGGCGCGACCTTTGGTTGCGGCGAGGTGACGGGGATAGACCCGGGGAGCCCCTTGGTGTCCCTCCACGTGGCGGGCCGCGGCGAGCCTCTCACGTCGCGTTTCGCGGTGCTGGCCACGGGCACGCGTGTCGCGCTTCTCCGGCGCCTGGGGATGGTCCACAACGAGCCCCCGACCGCCGTGGGCGTGCGCTGCTACGTGCGCTCGGCCTATCGCCTCGACGCGGTGGTGGTCTTCTTCCCACGGGCCATCTCGCCGGGGTACCTGTGGCTCTTCCCAATGGGCGGCGGCGAGTACAACGTCGGCTGCTGCATCCTGCGCCGCGCGGGCGGCGGCTGGCGGGGGAATCTCAAGGCGGCCCTCGACGGAGCAATCGCCGAGCTGCCCATCGCTCGCGACCTGTTCGCCGCCGCTACGAGCGTGTCGCCGCTCGGCGGCGCGATGGTGCGGTGCGGCTTCGATGGGACCCGCAGGGTGGTTGCCGGGCGTGTCCTGGCAATCGGCGAGGCCGCGGGCTCGACGCTGCACTTCACGGGCGAGGGCATCTCGCCGGCCATGCGCACCGCCGAGTTGGCGGCTGCCGCGTTGCACGAGGCCCTTGTGCGCGATGAGCCGCAGGCCGCGGTGGAGTACCCCCGCCAGATCGAGAGGCTCCTGCGGCCGCGTCACATGGCCTATGCGCTGGCCGAGCGGGCGGCCTCACGGTGCTGGCTCAACGACTTCTTCGCGCGCCATTCGAGGCAGGGAAGCTGGCTGCACCGCCTGGGCATGTCCGCGCTGTCGCCCGAGCCTGCCTCCCCTTCCTTCCGCGTCTTGCGGCATGTCTTCCGCGGTGCCGCCCGGTTCGCTGGGCGCAAGCTGCGCGGCTGA
- a CDS encoding sulfatase-like hydrolase/transferase, whose product MATPNILIFMTDHQRGDTALAEHPCLTPNLNKFAQQGVTFTEAYCPSPHCCPSRATFHSGLYPSRHGVWNNVCNAQAISRGLKPGVRLWSEDLAGAGYHLAWSGKWHVSVEETPAKRGWHEELFVSGHKPAEHETQWQHYQKLAQQPEPTQRGEGQAFRPGYGTYTMYGTRETGNPHDEKAVKLAIEALPDLARRGKPWCLYVSLTGPHDPYFVPKRFLDLYKLDDVRLPPSFADTLDDKPRIYRRMRRTVWDQMTEREIREGIRHFWAYCTYLDDLFGKVLAVLDATGQANDTLVLFTADHGDYCGDHGLFAKGIPCFRGAYHVPAVIRWPAGIRKPGSRVGQFVSLADFGPTFTELAAGKAPTDLTGASLVPFLRGEAPAAWRDAIFTQCNGVELYYTQRSVTTREFKYVFNGFDDDELYDLRSDPHELRNVASDPAYADAKRQLVRKLWRFAHRENDTAINGYVTVGVAPYGPAEAFGS is encoded by the coding sequence GTGGCAACGCCGAATATCCTCATCTTCATGACCGACCACCAGCGGGGCGACACGGCGCTCGCCGAGCATCCCTGCCTGACACCCAACCTCAACAAGTTCGCCCAGCAGGGGGTCACGTTCACCGAGGCCTATTGTCCCTCGCCCCACTGCTGCCCGTCTCGCGCAACCTTCCATTCGGGGCTGTACCCCTCGCGGCACGGGGTGTGGAACAACGTCTGCAACGCGCAGGCCATCAGCCGCGGCCTCAAGCCCGGCGTGCGCCTCTGGAGCGAGGACCTTGCGGGCGCCGGCTACCATCTCGCCTGGAGCGGCAAGTGGCACGTGAGCGTGGAGGAAACGCCCGCCAAGCGCGGCTGGCACGAGGAGCTCTTCGTCAGCGGCCACAAGCCGGCCGAGCACGAGACCCAGTGGCAGCACTACCAGAAACTCGCCCAGCAGCCCGAGCCGACCCAACGCGGCGAGGGCCAGGCCTTCCGCCCCGGCTACGGCACCTACACGATGTACGGCACCCGCGAGACCGGCAACCCCCACGACGAGAAGGCGGTCAAGCTCGCCATCGAGGCCCTGCCCGACCTCGCCAGGCGCGGCAAGCCCTGGTGCCTCTACGTCAGCCTCACGGGGCCGCACGACCCCTACTTCGTGCCGAAGCGCTTCCTCGACCTCTACAAGCTGGACGATGTGCGGCTGCCGCCCAGCTTCGCCGACACGCTCGATGACAAGCCGCGCATCTACCGCCGCATGCGTCGCACCGTGTGGGACCAGATGACCGAGCGCGAGATTCGAGAGGGCATCCGCCATTTCTGGGCCTATTGCACCTATCTCGACGATCTCTTCGGCAAGGTGCTCGCCGTCCTTGATGCCACGGGTCAGGCCAACGACACCCTCGTCCTCTTCACCGCCGACCACGGCGACTACTGCGGCGACCACGGCCTCTTCGCCAAAGGCATCCCCTGCTTCAGAGGAGCCTACCACGTCCCTGCCGTCATCCGGTGGCCGGCCGGCATCCGCAAGCCGGGCAGCCGCGTCGGGCAGTTTGTCTCGCTCGCCGACTTCGGCCCCACGTTCACCGAGCTGGCGGCAGGCAAGGCTCCAACCGACCTGACCGGAGCAAGCCTCGTGCCCTTCCTGCGCGGCGAAGCCCCCGCCGCGTGGCGCGACGCCATCTTCACCCAGTGCAACGGGGTCGAGCTCTACTACACGCAACGCTCTGTGACCACCCGGGAGTTCAAGTACGTGTTCAACGGCTTCGACGACGACGAGTTGTATGACCTGCGGAGCGACCCGCACGAGTTGCGCAACGTCGCCTCCGACCCTGCATATGCCGACGCGAAGCGCCAGCTCGTCCGCAAGCTCTGGCGGTTCGCCCATCGGGAGAACGACACGGCGATCAACGGCTACGTCACCGTGGGTGTGGCTCCCTACGGCCCTGCCGAGGCGTTCGGGTCATGA
- a CDS encoding DUF1028 domain-containing protein: protein MTATFSIVAVDPQAGECGAAVASKYPAVGRVVPYVRAGVGAFCTQHHAEPAWGEKALDLLALGKLPEEVLGILLRDDPKPGKRQLGIIDMKGRAANRNCWDADPSGVWWGSMAGRNYACQGNTLAGREVITEMARAFEETNGPLAGRLIASLVAADRVGGDHRGRLGAGIRIAKVGVPGYSLELQVDKSNDAVNDLARLYKKAN, encoded by the coding sequence GTGACCGCAACGTTCTCCATCGTCGCCGTGGACCCGCAGGCGGGCGAGTGCGGGGCGGCGGTGGCCAGTAAGTATCCAGCCGTGGGGCGCGTCGTGCCCTACGTGCGGGCCGGCGTCGGGGCCTTCTGCACCCAACACCACGCCGAGCCCGCCTGGGGCGAGAAGGCCCTCGACCTCCTCGCCCTGGGCAAGCTGCCCGAAGAAGTCCTCGGCATCCTGCTCCGCGACGACCCGAAGCCCGGCAAGCGCCAGCTCGGCATCATCGACATGAAGGGCCGCGCGGCCAACCGCAACTGCTGGGACGCCGACCCCTCGGGCGTCTGGTGGGGCTCGATGGCAGGCCGCAACTACGCCTGCCAGGGCAACACCCTCGCAGGCCGCGAGGTCATCACCGAGATGGCCCGCGCCTTCGAGGAGACCAACGGCCCCCTCGCAGGCCGCCTCATCGCATCCCTCGTCGCCGCCGATCGCGTGGGCGGCGACCACCGCGGCCGCCTCGGGGCGGGCATCCGCATTGCCAAGGTGGGCGTCCCAGGCTATTCGCTCGAACTCCAAGTGGACAAGAGCAACGATGCGGTGAACGACCTCGCCCGCCTCTACAAGAAGGCGAACTAG
- a CDS encoding Tm-1-like ATP-binding domain-containing protein yields the protein MGKTIAVIGALDTKGADFAFVKGEIERRGRRALVIDVSVMGKPAFRPDVSAAEVAKAGGVPLKELQKKADKALAMTTMTKGIAVVVKRLYDKGRIHGVLSMGGGAGTVIGTAAMRALPIGFPKLMVSTIASGDTSAYVGTKDIVMMPSVVDVAGVNRISAPIYANAVGAIVGMVEARPPKIKAKPLLAASMFGNTTPIVTRCVAKMAEHGYETVVFHATGTGGRTMESLIDEGLIEGVLDITTTEWADELCGGVLTAGPTRGDAAARRGIPQVICPGCLDMVNFWAPETVPAKYQGRRFYRWNPNITLMRTTPEENAALGRILAEKANASKGMVAFFLPLRGVSMLDAPGKDFWWPEADAALFDAIKQHVKPGIPVIQLDNNINDDAFADAVAAKLFEFLSQKVALPRVPIPSGG from the coding sequence ATGGGAAAGACAATCGCGGTGATCGGGGCGCTGGACACGAAGGGTGCGGACTTCGCGTTCGTGAAGGGCGAGATCGAGCGGCGAGGGCGCAGGGCGCTCGTGATTGACGTGAGCGTCATGGGCAAGCCCGCCTTCCGGCCCGACGTCTCGGCTGCCGAGGTGGCCAAGGCGGGGGGAGTGCCGCTCAAAGAGCTCCAGAAGAAGGCCGACAAGGCGCTCGCCATGACCACGATGACAAAGGGCATCGCGGTCGTGGTCAAGAGGCTCTACGACAAGGGGAGAATCCACGGCGTGCTCTCAATGGGCGGCGGCGCTGGGACGGTCATCGGCACCGCCGCCATGCGCGCGCTCCCCATCGGCTTCCCAAAGCTCATGGTCAGCACCATCGCCTCCGGCGACACCTCGGCATACGTGGGCACGAAGGACATCGTGATGATGCCCTCGGTGGTGGATGTGGCGGGGGTGAACCGCATCAGCGCTCCAATCTACGCGAACGCCGTGGGCGCAATCGTGGGGATGGTTGAGGCGCGGCCGCCGAAGATCAAGGCCAAGCCGCTTCTCGCCGCCTCCATGTTCGGCAACACCACCCCCATCGTCACCCGCTGTGTCGCCAAGATGGCTGAGCACGGCTACGAGACCGTCGTCTTCCACGCCACGGGCACCGGCGGCAGGACGATGGAGAGCCTGATTGATGAGGGGCTGATTGAGGGCGTGCTGGACATCACGACCACCGAGTGGGCCGACGAGCTCTGCGGCGGAGTCCTCACCGCCGGCCCCACCCGCGGCGACGCCGCGGCCCGCCGCGGCATCCCACAGGTCATCTGCCCCGGCTGCCTGGACATGGTGAACTTCTGGGCGCCGGAGACCGTGCCCGCCAAGTACCAGGGTCGCCGCTTCTACCGCTGGAACCCAAACATCACGCTGATGCGCACGACGCCAGAGGAGAACGCGGCTCTGGGCCGCATCCTCGCCGAGAAGGCCAACGCCTCGAAGGGGATGGTCGCCTTCTTCCTCCCGCTCCGGGGCGTCTCCATGCTCGACGCCCCTGGCAAGGACTTCTGGTGGCCCGAGGCCGACGCCGCCCTCTTCGACGCGATCAAGCAGCATGTCAAACCTGGCATCCCGGTGATTCAGCTCGACAACAACATCAACGACGACGCCTTCGCCGACGCCGTGGCGGCGAAGCTGTTCGAGTTCCTTTCACAGAAGGTTGCCCTCCCGAGGGTTCCAATACCTTCGGGAGGGTAG
- a CDS encoding cupin domain-containing protein: protein MAKMQSKNLSQPDERRVFEKGQLELVKLNGVTFGRATLEPGWRWSTCVKPIAKTKSCEAPHLQYHIAGRLHVVMDDGDEAEFGPGEVSALPPGHDAWVVGDEPVVVVDISGMLNYAKG, encoded by the coding sequence ATGGCGAAGATGCAGAGCAAGAACCTGTCGCAACCCGATGAGCGACGCGTCTTCGAGAAGGGGCAGCTCGAGCTCGTGAAGCTCAACGGCGTGACGTTCGGCCGCGCCACCCTGGAGCCAGGCTGGCGCTGGTCCACCTGCGTGAAGCCGATCGCCAAGACCAAGAGCTGCGAAGCGCCGCACCTCCAGTACCACATCGCCGGCCGCCTCCACGTTGTGATGGACGACGGCGACGAGGCGGAGTTCGGCCCCGGCGAGGTCTCCGCGCTGCCACCCGGCCACGACGCCTGGGTCGTCGGCGACGAGCCGGTGGTCGTCGTGGACATTTCGGGCATGCTGAACTACGCGAAGGGCTAA
- a CDS encoding sulfatase yields the protein MRVLYIDLDCCRADHLGCNGYQRPTSPNLDGIAAEGVTFTHCYCANSPCLPSRAALFSGRFGFNNGVVTHHGTGEDFRYHDLYNCHGRDNTRPMLAMHLWQQGMKTVTFSCFADRHNAWWFNAGWEEVHAFTRKRGQERADEVNAAFLPWLRQQAREDNWFVHLHYWDIHSHYRTPAEWVEKFRRLPGPPWPDQATIDRHQAFYGPRTAVDLYTGYEGGKGGGYARPVEYMPDAIRTTDDLKLLVDGYDASLAYADWHVGQVLDALDEAGVLDCTAIIVSADHGDSFGEHGQYMDHGIANEAVHNIPMIVRWPGVTTRPGRSEAMIYNLDLCPTLCELLGFPVPSRWDGRSFAPALRGEGFAGWPYQVWDHGIYTLTRTVRTPDWLMMRVLHPGLYPYDEPALLHDMRNDPHQSANLASERPDVVGQLSAMLADWRQEQFQKGAPCDPMEQMISQGVFPYYSPERMFERLEKTGRGPQAAELKRRLNRYHPGRYPI from the coding sequence GTGCGTGTGTTGTACATTGACCTCGATTGTTGCCGTGCCGATCACCTGGGCTGCAATGGGTATCAACGGCCGACAAGCCCGAACCTCGACGGGATCGCCGCCGAGGGGGTGACGTTCACGCACTGCTACTGCGCGAACTCGCCCTGCCTCCCCTCGCGGGCGGCGCTGTTCAGCGGGCGCTTCGGCTTCAACAACGGCGTCGTGACCCACCACGGCACGGGCGAGGACTTCCGCTACCACGATCTCTACAACTGCCACGGGCGCGACAACACCCGCCCGATGCTCGCCATGCACCTCTGGCAGCAGGGGATGAAGACCGTCACATTCAGTTGCTTCGCCGACCGCCACAACGCCTGGTGGTTCAACGCCGGCTGGGAGGAGGTGCACGCCTTCACCCGCAAGCGGGGCCAGGAACGCGCCGACGAGGTGAACGCCGCCTTCCTCCCGTGGCTCCGACAGCAGGCGCGCGAAGACAACTGGTTCGTCCACCTCCACTACTGGGACATCCATAGCCACTACCGCACGCCCGCCGAGTGGGTGGAGAAGTTCCGCCGCCTTCCCGGTCCCCCCTGGCCCGACCAGGCGACGATTGACCGCCACCAGGCGTTCTACGGCCCACGCACAGCGGTGGACCTCTACACCGGCTACGAGGGCGGCAAAGGCGGCGGCTACGCTCGCCCCGTCGAGTACATGCCCGACGCCATCCGCACGACCGACGACCTGAAGCTGCTGGTGGACGGCTACGACGCCTCGCTCGCCTACGCCGACTGGCACGTGGGGCAGGTGCTCGACGCTCTCGATGAGGCCGGCGTCCTGGATTGCACCGCCATCATCGTCAGCGCCGACCACGGCGATTCCTTCGGTGAGCATGGCCAGTACATGGACCACGGCATCGCCAACGAGGCTGTGCACAACATCCCCATGATCGTCCGCTGGCCTGGGGTCACCACACGGCCCGGCCGCAGCGAGGCAATGATCTACAATCTCGACCTGTGCCCCACCCTGTGCGAACTGCTCGGCTTCCCTGTCCCCTCACGCTGGGATGGCCGCTCCTTCGCCCCTGCTCTCCGCGGCGAGGGCTTCGCCGGCTGGCCCTATCAGGTGTGGGACCACGGCATCTACACCCTCACCCGCACGGTCCGCACGCCCGACTGGCTGATGATGCGCGTCCTGCATCCCGGCCTCTACCCATACGACGAGCCTGCGCTCCTCCACGACATGCGGAACGACCCCCACCAGTCGGCCAATCTCGCCTCCGAGCGCCCCGATGTCGTCGGGCAGCTCTCCGCGATGCTGGCCGACTGGCGGCAGGAGCAGTTCCAGAAAGGAGCCCCGTGCGACCCAATGGAACAGATGATCTCCCAGGGCGTCTTCCCCTATTACAGCCCCGAGCGCATGTTCGAGCGCCTGGAGAAGACCGGCCGCGGCCCGCAGGCGGCGGAGCTGAAGCGGCGCCTCAACCGCTACCACCCCGGACGTTACCCGATCTGA